One Vicia villosa cultivar HV-30 ecotype Madison, WI linkage group LG5, Vvil1.0, whole genome shotgun sequence genomic window, AATGTTTCAATAGGCAGCAATTCATTTGAGATCTTAGAACACATGTTCAGCATTCAACGTTGTTGCAATTACCATATTTTTGATTGACATTGTCCATCAAATTGTGTTATGCGTTATGATCAcaacttcataaatgattttcATAATTCATAAATGTAGGTTTCCCCTAATGGACCAAACTTCATTGACAGCTGCTAAGAGAGCACGAGCACGGAGATTTTtactacaaaaataaaaaaacaagctATATGTCTCAAGACTATATCTCAAGCGTCAACTTCCATGAATATCAATATCGAATCACCAGGCCAACTGCTCTTTTTATTTATGCTGTGGATCATACCATGCTGACACAAACTACCAATGTGATAAGAAGGCCTCTTGTTGATATTACACCATCCATGATTAACCAAAAAACCATAGATCAAGTGGTTGCTGAAGGACGAACACCAAGTGCCATGTTTGAAGGATCACAACCTCAGGAGAACTATCATGGTTTTAGGGGCCAAAAAAAGTATTCGACTGTTCAAAATCTTGGGACAACTTTATTGGAAAAAATTTCGACAAATGGCAATGACGACATCCCTGCTAATATTTTACAATGCAAACGAGGCCGTGGCCGCCCTAAAAAGCTTCCCAATGATGTCAATACTACACTTTACCAACAAGGAAAGTTTGAAGTTGGATCTTCTTCAAATAACAATATGTAAGTTGGTGTTGTTATCGTATAATTGAAAATGTGAATGCATAACTATTTCTCCGTACAGTGCCTAACTTAATTCTCTTACTCTATTTGTCATGTTTCATTAATCTTGTCATAGTCTAAGCCAACATGAACAATTATACTAAACAAAATTTTATCTGCTTGCAATTAATTGGCTCAGTTGTGCTTATTCATCTACTTGCATATCAAAGAACACTAAACAAAATTTTACCATTTACTTGTAATACAACTATTTGGGCcggtttatttgagatctactTGGGAACCGACCCAACAGAATCTGATCAATGAACTTATCGAAATGCTACTCAATCTAAAagtgaataattttttttgtccGATACCCAACCACAGAATCAAAATAAGTATCTAATTTCATCCAAATTCTAGTCAACAACCACCGACACAAATTTCGGTCTTCGGTCATCTATTTGCAGAGTATAATAGAAACACTAAACAAAtgatatgatgagaggattcaaatctaaattaaatatattagtgCAAATGTCATAAAAATATTCTATCATTTCATGTGTTTCACatcatatttatattatattcaaattataaaaacattatttaaaaaaattaaaactttatttgaaacagttttgaaatttaataaaattgaaataataaattaatcttagaataattttataagttattaataaatttaatttattataagtaacttttttttaatctatataatttattcaacataaattttctatttaaaaattgaACTGAAatagtataatttttattttataaaatagttaAAATGATTCGGTTCATATATCGAGAGGCGAGTAATGGATTCGTGATGAAGAAGCTTTTAGGCTATAAGTAAATCTGTCAGCTCTATGAATCTCCCATAAACTAGCTTACATAACCATCAAGCTCTACTTGCAATGAGATAGAGTAACTGCGGAAAGTGTTTAGGCCAGTGTAGAAAAATTACAGAAAACTTGCAAAGTAAAAAAGCTCAACGATAAACAAGGTGAGTATCATCCTTTCATAAACATTTTTAAGATTGCATGTTTCTACTAAAGTCATTAGGGTTAGATTCagtttttattcttttctttgatccttgaaagtgtttttaaaatgcagaaaaatagtTCTAGAGAAACTGTTGAGATGGAGTCGGTTGTTGGTTCATCAACTCATAAGAAGCATAAGGCAAAAGATGATATAATAAGCGATCTACCGGAATCAGTTATGACTCACATTCTCTCGTTTCTCCCCACAAAAGATGCTGTTCGTACAAGTGTGTTATCTAAAACATGGATTGAAAAGTGGACATTCATCACCAAGGTGAAATTGGATGATAGGGTCTTCTATTCTTCCAAGAAGAAGAAATCTGAGCGGAAAACACTCCAACAGTGCTTTATAAACTTTGTCAATAGAGTTCTTCTTCTTACCGGAAGTCACATTGTGGAAAGTTTTTATCTTGCCATTGCTAACAATTATGATCCATCTGTTCTAAATACCTTCATCACTTGCATCTTGAAGAAAAGGGTAAAGAAACTTTCTATCTATTCGCGTGAAGGACTCACCTTCTCCGCTCTTACATCTCACTACCTTTTCAATCATGCCACTTGTTTAGAAGACTTGGTGCTCAATGCATATTGTTTTTCTCCTATCAAAATCCCTATCTATAAGATTTCTGGTGTTTTTCTTTTTACAAGTCTAAAACTTCTCAAGCTGTATCGAGTAATATTTACAATTGATAAATCTCAGCGGATTATTTTTTCAGTATTGGAAAAGTTTGAGTCACAAGACTGTTTATGGTTAAGTGCGGGTGCGGCTGATGTCACTTTAGAACTAAAAGCACCTCTGCTTGAAAGTGTTTACATAGTACACAATACCATAACTAGTGAGCCGCCCTGCAAAATCAAACTTTCTGATTCACGTCTGAAAGAATTCACTTATGGCGGTGATGGTATGTCACAAGCTATTGTTCTGTCTGATCCACCTTCAGCTTGCCATGCTACTTTTACCATCACTTTGTGGTGCGATCAAGTAACTGAATCATGTGTCTCTCCCCTTCTCAAGCAATTTACTCAAGTGAAGAGGATCAAATTTATGGTATATGAGATAAGTTCTTTTCATTTACTAACTTACATACAAATACACATGAGTTTTATTACATTGTTAATGCACTTCAAATCCATAAATAATTATGTTTAATGAAATATCATTAACCACATAAAAAAAGATAAACCAAGTATAATGTGTGCCTGTTTCTCCAATTTTTGTCATCCAGTTTCTGGAAGAACCAATTCTGGATCTTCTACCTAGATTTGCAATGTTGAGCGATTTGGAGCTTGACTTTGTTAGTGTTGAAGTTTTGTTGGGCTTAATTCAAAAGTCTCCTGCTCTCAATACTCTACTTATCAAGGTTAGTAATTACTAgtagtttttttattatattttattatacttTAACCTTTATATGTTGTCTTATTTAGAGTTTGTTTGATTACAAATCATTAGGGAATATTGGAATTCAACCATGAGCTTCTTAACCCTGCTGCTGTGCCAAATTGTTTGACATCCACTCTCCAAGTTGTGAAATTTGGATGTGTCCGTGGAAACGAGAATGAGCTTTTATTAGCTAAATATTTAATGGAAAATGGTACAGTGCTTGAGAGGATGAGTTTCTCCCTTGCTCGTGCAGAGTTGGTTAAATCTAAGGTCATCGAAGAATTTAAGGAGAAGCTGTACTCATTTAAGAAAGGAATCTCTTTTGCCATACTTGAATTTTCATATGAATTTTCATATGATTATTACTAGTTTGTAGAAACAAGTTGTTCTTGTCTACAATGGTTCTTTTGCTTGTTGTTTATATAATGCTAAGATGCCTACAATATGTTTCTTTTGGATACAGCATATGATGTTGCTTGCAATTCATTGTCTACAAATGGTGGTGACTATACTTTTGGCTGTAAGATTGGTTTGTATATTAGCAGCAACTAGCAAGTTTGTCTTTATTTTCTGTTCTAGAAGGACAAACAATTTACCATGTAACATGTTTATTTCTGATATAAGAATTCGACTATGTAACCTTTGAACTAATTAGCATCAAAAAAATTTAGTCAATTAAAAATTAAGAAATTTAATTAGGCTATACGCCTATATAGATTACATCGGAGTCAACCATGGAATTTTCAGCTAAAAAGAAGTGCAACTAGAAATTGGAAAGTTGAAATCTATACAAGAAACATGTATTTCCACCCCTTTTGATTACTTGTACTCAATTGCTTTCATTTTAGTGGGACAAGAAGATGAAATTTTAGGATATATCAACAAAGAACGCTGTGCTTAAGGTTCTTACCACATTCATAATTTTGAATGGAACTTCATTCAGAAGCAGCAATGAGAATTTCAAAATCATTTAAACTAACATTTCATCATgttaattattcaaaataaataaaatgttatccAAACTTGCAGAGAGCAACCACAAACCACAAAAATCCACCAAATCATTTCCATCAAATTGCACCATTTCTTGGGAACTCTCGGCCAAAACAACCCACCAAAAAACTCTTCCAAACAATAATTACTAAGAAACCACCACAAAATAGCCTTATAACAATCAGGCTATGAAGAGGCTTTATGATACTGAAATGCAGGATAACTTATCAAATgcctttgtttttgttgtgatgAACAATTTGAATTGTGGCATATTTTTTCTAATAAACAACTTCATATGTTGTTAATCATAGAGGAATTTGATTCTGGTGacactaataatatttaaatagtagCCAATGACTTTCAAAATATATGCACTTTTCCATGTCCAACATTTCAGGTTTTACTTCCAAGAAAACAATCAAATTGTGGTGAGAGATAGAAGGTCAAATTGCGGTGGAATAGAGACATGTTTGCCAATTATAAC contains:
- the LOC131603777 gene encoding F-box/FBD/LRR-repeat protein At3g14710-like; its protein translation is MTHILSFLPTKDAVRTSVLSKTWIEKWTFITKVKLDDRVFYSSKKKKSERKTLQQCFINFVNRVLLLTGSHIVESFYLAIANNYDPSVLNTFITCILKKRVKKLSIYSREGLTFSALTSHYLFNHATCLEDLVLNAYCFSPIKIPIYKISGVFLFTSLKLLKLYRVIFTIDKSQRIIFSVLEKFESQDCLWLSAGAADVTLELKAPLLESVYIVHNTITSEPPCKIKLSDSRLKEFTYGGDGMSQAIVLSDPPSACHATFTITLWCDQVTESCVSPLLKQFTQVKRIKFMFLEEPILDLLPRFAMLSDLELDFVSVEVLLGLIQKSPALNTLLIKGILEFNHELLNPAAVPNCLTSTLQVVKFGCVRGNENELLLAKYLMENGTVLERMSFSLARAELVKSKVIEEFKEKLYSFKKGISFAILEFSYEFSYDYY